Sequence from the Rhizophagus irregularis chromosome 5, complete sequence genome:
GCCTGTATCATTAAAACTATGCAAGCAGGGAGCGCATGCTTACCTTAATATTGGTCTACTGTAAATCTTAATTCGTAAATACAATCCATAccatattacattttttcatcttcaagattatattttttattttcaacctTTGTAACATTGACCTTAAATGTTGAGTTTGAGTATTGCTTTCATTGCCAACCAAGAAAGAATTTCGTGAGTCTTGcctggaaataaaaaaaataaaaaagaaaatttcgtattgaatatatttttccataaaataataaaatgtattttttctaatatcgAAAAACAAAAGAAGACTTAAAGAACCTATCAGGTAAAAGATATTCTtggtttattaatttcatctgACGAGTTACTTATCGAAGAGAAACGAAGAGTTtgtaaaaaggaaaaatttcatattgaatatatttttccataaagTACAAGTTTAATTTCTCTGAGTTCGTGAGTTCGTGAGTTGCgttatatgaatatatttatttgaagtttttgataaaaaaatgaaaaatgaagtattgagaatatatttttccataaagTATGGAATATATTCCGTACTTAATTTCTCTGAGTGAGTGAATATGTTTATttgaagttttttaaaaaaaaatgaaaaataaagtattgagAAATTTGAGGGAGTTTGGggtatatttatactttttaaaaaatcttttacacAGTAGATGATATGGGAACTTCGatgttaattatttgataatcaaaattacaAGATCTATAGGAAATAATGACTCATTAAAATCTTGaatcttgataaaaaaatctcttttttttaaaaaaaaagtaaaaaaaaagttaaaaaaaaatgtaaatatttatgagtcattactaatatttatagGGGTATATCGATCGTAAAATCACATTTCGATTGATTCCAAATTTTCTAATGTATTAGATCTGGAAACTAgtccaaattaaaaaaaacttttttttttataaattgcgTAATATCATTGCAGAATCTTTTCTcttgaaatattatatcattaatcAGTTACAAGATTATCTATCTAtcatgtaaaaaaagaaaataatcacaaataataaaaattcaaacaCGAAATACACTTGATACTTTATTAACATTCgggtttcttttttatgaCGTGTAAGTACTCACCAAACCTCCTTGTTAAGTTTTCAATGCTTTCTTCGTTAGAAAGATCTATAACCTCGCATGCTAAGAAAGCAACACTCTAGCGTATACGCTTTTGGCGCTTCATGAAAGAATGATTGTAATTAATGACAAAGAAGCATACAAAATCTTGATATAATGCGGGTGACTGGGAATGGaaacttcaaaaattaatttagtgcACACGAGTCAATTTCGTGTACACGCCCCAATATGTAAACAATGAAAAcacttaatattaaaatacaataaatacaatataatgttaaaatattataattttattaaaactttattaattacattattatggaattttaattatctACTATCATATCATACccatatatacttttaaaagcTGGAAATTGATCATCGATACTTGAAAATGATACGTGTAACTTATTATTGGACGACGACATCGACATTTCAGTAACCTTGTCAATAACAtaatccaattaaaataaattttagattcATCTATACCACACACATTTGCTTTGATGCAGCACCATCAATTAGATCATCGATTTGACCATGAGCACGAGCGATAGTTAATCTAGCGCAAGGGTTGATAGTTTCaacttcaaattcttcattttcattcaGAAATGAAACAGAACCAACACGCATAAATCGGTGATccatatcatattttttactaGCAGGGGTTCAATTTGGAGAATCATAGAAGCAACACatgcatttaaattttctactctctcatatgataaattatcttgataaatttgataatctcTCTTTATTTCACTTTCTCGTAATCCCAAataattttcagttttttccTGCAAATTTTCTGCTGGTGTTCCATTCCACTTTGTCTAATTCTGAAGGATGTATGCACCTGTCCAATATTTCACATAATCCAACTGTGCCATATCGTTATAACTATGAAATTTGCACCATTGATTGAACTCATCGTCATCATAACCGTCGAATAGACCCAACTTATCCCATGATTTAAACAGACATACATCATTGTTAGAAGATTCTAAGACCATCATTCTTTAGAATTCCGGAAAGACCATTTACCAATACGACAACTCTGATTGAGTACGTCCTGATTAAGAGGGTACGTTCACTGCAAGTTTTCGAATCAGGTGTacatttcattaataaatagcTGTTgattatatacaattaattaattgggttagggtatttatatattattttatatttttattaattttatggtttatttataaatatctgatatttaataaattcatctaatatttgttaaatttttgcATTCTCAAATCTCAATAATTGATCTGGAGCAATATTTGATTCAATATACTGTTTTTGTGCCATATTAACTATCACACATTACAATGATTTCCATTTCCTATTTTTATCATACACTAATACAGGTACAcgttttaaaatcaataattgtcTCTGGTTTTCTATATAACTTATTAATAActctaatttattaacaaattttaatatataaattaaacttgtTGAAAGTGCGAGCGACGTAATTCAACGTTTTAATTaaagccctataaaaaattttctggaaaATTCCGATAAATGGTCATTTTTTAGTTTTCATTCCAGAAAAACTCCGATatgtgatcaattttctaaaaaattttttatagggaagtGATTCATGAGTCAAAGGATCTGCAGAAAATGCGAATTTGGCGTGGCgtcaaaaaattatgtttaaaaatagaatattcGAAACTtggataaatattatatattaagtcTTGAATGGGTTCACATAAAGAGCATTATTTAATCGggtatcagaaaaaaattactagcgatagatatacagtatatcgATGAGTCGGTATAATCTGGTCAATATTATTCCTAGAATCTGCGCAGTactcaaatttttcaataaagtgAATGGAATAACCTTCacaatatatatgtatatatataatctgaTCATGATATtactgtaaattttttaaccatattTATTGTTCCAAAacaattgaaatattaatgaagataGAGTACTGTATCGTCAAAAATTCGGGATCGACTTCTACCTAACGTTTTATTGGTcgaagttttatttttttttctctgaaACCAACATAATTAAGTCCAATTTCACATAAACtagatttgaaattattttatgaatattcATTTGTATAACTTGTATTGCAATTGCGGTATGTTCAGACATATTAGCTCAGAGATTGACCAGtgtttatttcatataaactTGAGCAAATTTATgttctgatttttttatacaatgtTTTGTTAGTTTTGccattgttaaaaaaaaatttacggaacgttcttataatttttgacAACTGGCTTCACCCTTTCACACTTTCtgtttgtatatttaattattactttgtGTTGCATTAATACGCCGCACAATTTCGTTTTAGAAACAACAGATATGTTGTTGATAATTAAACCTTTTACTTTAGAAAAAACGTACAATTAACAATCAATCGTCATAGATCGCAGTTAAATCAAATCGTACGAGGAATAAAAGGACAAGATTTGTCACGTATGATATAATATACGGTAATAACCTAAACCAAGCATATGTTGATAAAGAACTAAGGAAATTGGAGTTTATTCCCTTTAATCGCAAATTTATAAAGCTATTTGAGTTGGTAGCAAATAAAAATGCACTTGTATTTTCTTGTTCTCATAATTGTACAATTTAAATACAtctaataaattgaattagcTCAAGATATTTTATCAGACTTTTTCAAAAAACAAATAGAGGTAATGACATCGGTAGAATTACTCAAGTGCATATTAAGACCCGAGCTATATTAGTCATATATGTAAAATTGTAAGTAAACTAAATATAAGATTAAGCAAaatgtaatacaaaatttgCGGTATGTAATAGCGctatattcttattttattttattttaaaaattaagacaATGACGAAAGCCATACAAGACTGGGAGCTGAGCCCTTACAAAAGAAACTACGACGCATCACTATACTCGTATAAAGTATAAACTCAACTCTCGCAAGGATCGTACTGCCTATTTTTTATAAGACAATACTAGGCATTGCCTGCATTGTAAGATAAAGAACAATAgcgaaataaaataaaataaaataaaataaacaaaaaagaagGATTCTAACTAAACGTTCatccgtatttttctttcgtCTATCGACGCCTCACGTAAATACTGTCATGTGAGGAATGGTGCACTATTTTCAGGTCcttaattgttttaaagttttgaaaggAGGATGGAGTTAATCGTACACCGGCGTAGGCGGAAACACGATAGTCGCTGCAGATTCAGCAGCGGAAACGTAAGAATTGTCCGTGATGGTTGAGGTGGAGCTGTTGTCAGGAGGAGGTGTTCtccgtaaaaatatttttgtatcgTTAATAATTTCTCGATCTTTATCGGATATAATGTACGTGGCGTTGACGTTTGCCTTGTTGGTAACGTTTTCAATGTATAAAGTAGGTTTGGCGTTGTATGCTTGGTAAAATTGAAGCGCACGGGCATAGCCGTAGTTGTAATGTGGAATGGAACTGGTGTCGAAAAGTTGcctaattttataatcaaaaaggTTAATATTGTAAGTatctttgtaaaatattcGTGGGTCTCCGGGAGTACCCGGAAGTAATGGTGGGAatggtttctttttcttgttaCTAGCGGTTATATTCTGTATGTTACGTTCAATTAATCACTGACTAGCCGTCAAATCATGTGCACGTAAAGTCGTAATGACTCAGCATGATCATTTTAACTCAACTAGTAATAATCATATTTGATTATGTCACGATTTTTTATACTTTGGCTATAACCTACCACGTAATTATTGTcgcatacttttttttctcagacctgaattttactaatatacaCAACCCTTCAAgaactaaaataatataaatgaataaaaataaaaatttaccttaaaaaaatattttgaaacctCTAATTAGATATtatgattttgatattatggaaaggtaaaaattatattacgcGAGACACTATGggaaatatttactaaatagGAAATTAATGTGTTTGTTATCATGACTCGTAAGTTAATGAGTCATGACTAAtcacattatataaaatacctcAAAAAAGAGTATAAAAACTTTACCTTTCCTTTATCCTGTAAGtaagattttcttttcttaCAATATTTCACtccatgattaattttttgaactttataacaaattttctacacgtttaattcatttttttctttgaaatccCTCATATAGTCTATGCAACTAAGCATTACTCTTCCTCAACAATCAAGATTAGAAGCAGAATGTGAAATGtttgaatatatatttcaaattcatttgtggtaagatgaaaaaaaaaatattctacaTATTTTGTATTTCAGATTATTTATTCAGAAGAAGATTAAGAAGATTGCAAAGTTGACAATATGcaataaacaaatttcttgaatgaatggtaacattattaaataaaatataacaacaTGAATAATTGtactcttttttaaaaattgcaagAAATTCCACCATTTACTTGATTATTTAAGCGTGGTAATATTTGgtatatttatagaattaacTATATTtgatttgttataaaaaaaaatattatacgtTAATAGAAGGAATACCAGGAACTCATCCAAGACATACTTTGACTTTGATGTGTAAGaataaatatctattatttaattatacttttattattacattgtAAAGTGTAAACAAACTAACTTATGCAAAGAAGAATATACAGTAGTATGCTAAATCCATTCATAAAGAATAACagagaattaataaattttgatggATTTGTGTGAAGTAGATTTTTACGAAAGTCtagagaaaaataataatttttacgtattataataataaaaaactcactattttaaaagataattttaattattattcatttaaaagtAGATGGATCAATATATGGCATTATCTAAAAGGATTTTGTTCTaagtattacattaaataaaatatataatatgcaCGCCTCGTTAATTCAACATTAAGTTTTGTATAGAATAGTTATAGAATATTGCTTTTGAAGTAAAATatgatttgaaaattcttactttctttatttaaagaagaaattatttctCCTGTTACATTGGACACAATCagaaaaaagtcatttttatatacttttggATGATATTGGCCTCAAGTACCTAGGAAGGAAAAACAAGACAATAGAACTTCCTTTATTTAATCGTTATGAGACACCTATAAGAAGTATCATTACGTACCAATTGTTGtatattcttatatttttagatCTTGCTTCGGCTCTCATGTCTGATAATAGTGTCACATCATTTTATATATGGAGCCTAAGTTTCTATTCCAGAATATTGGAACAAAAACAGATAGATTTACTTTTGATTGCTGAAACAACCTACCAAAGATGCTACTTTAGTTCGTAAAGGAATAAAAGCCAAAGAAATGCTATGTGAACTCGAGGGAGTTCAAATAATAGATTGTGAAGATGGATATCATCTTATGACAGAAGAAGTTGCTCAAGAGTCGGCACCTCTTGGTAACCTTCGAAGCAGTTTTATAAACTATATGCGTTCACAATAATTATCTTAGAAGTCAATTGGATAGTTATAAAGTATATTTGCAGAACGTGAGATAACAGACTTCAACCGAACCAGTAGGAGATAGAGAGAAAAAACCAGCAAAATGAAAGATTTAGGTTAAGAGCCAAAATTACGATAATGCCAGCAAGCATTAGGTTCTGGCTGACATTATCTATATTAGGACGATCATTCCTTTAATCAGGtgattttaaaaacatttatatGCCCAGccaatgaattttataaaattaattgggAAAAAAAGCTTAATGCCTTATGTAAATTAGTAAGTCCACAGAGATTTACGTAATagaatatcttttttataaatttataatgtagTGATAGGTGATTTTTGAATAAGTAAATCTGCAATTGAATCTactgataattataatgaagatAGTATCATTCTTTACATGGCTCCAGagatttttatagataaaaaatatactacaTCTTCAGATACACATAGTTTTAGAATGACTATATGTGAGTTCATGACAGATAGAAGACCTTTTTGGAACAAAATCCTCGTTATAGAgttgataattaaaatatgtgaTGGTAAGATGAATTACGACACAAACGCACCTTAaggatatactgtatatttggGCTAATTAAAGAATGTTGGCTTTTctaatccaaaaaaaagacaacagctaatgatatatataatagaattagaaaaatacTGGCAaagaagaaaatcaaaaatcaactAAAATTAATgcagaaataataaaaacatctCATTTATTTGGCTActgtttaatatttcatttatttattatttgtgatttatattaataattattatattgaaatgatTTAATTGAAGATAATGGTATGATAAATCAAACTTTTCTTGTGTTTTCTGtaactaataaattcaatattattaataatttaatatcatttagaacaaaataccaaaaaaagaaactatttgaaaataatgttGACGATgaacattaaatatttaataaatatgatgtaacgaaattttttttttataggagaAATGCTATCTAGTCTTTAGTAAAAATGGACAGATAGATGTAATACATCGACTTCTGATCCTAACTCCTAATTTAATTCGATTAATGTAAGCATTATGGAGCCGCTATAGCGTAAATTTGCAATTTCatgtaataaacttattaattctttttagatTATTTGTCCGGAAcgaagcgaaggactatatatgtcTACGCATTATGAAAAACGATCGATCACGGGAGTTCTGTCCCTCACGTGACGACGTGACGTAATCACAAATCtgagttcttttttttcgctccggacttacaacggtttCCGTTTCCTAGTTTTACAAAAGAAAGAATGAATGATAAGCATTATACCTTTTAGTTTTCGATTTATTGATCACgacaaacaaaaatttttattataaaaaaaatttcagagcaagcaatttaatattaatgagaATAGTGAGaatatgcttttttttatgtattttaatagaaatccttttcatcatattttaaaggATCATTACATAATGTAAttgtaatgaaaatataatataattattttattgtgtaaatattttgacaaaatttaaaaaataaccatCATATTGTTTaaggatatatatataatatatatttcttgatttcttCGTTAATATTGACAAATCGCATTAAATGGATGACAACATCATTGACAGCAAACGgattatataatctatattttttaagctaacaataaaataaaccaaTATAGGATGTTAACATATGACTTAattaattagcaaaaaattCAGATATTAAACTATCATAATTGTAATTGTAACTCACTAGCATATTTGATTGTCCATTCACGAGCAATAGCGTCATAGCGAGAACGATCATTCTTATAAATGTGAACAATTTCAGGGTCAAATGTAAagtctaatattaataatagatcATATTAACAATTTTGTCTAAGgaagaataatataaaataattatctataTAAGTAATGTACTGTACCTAGGTTTGGATCGGTCAACAATGAGTAAATTGATGAGAGtactttgaaaaaaagtatttacgATTAGTATTCTTTTATCAAAGATTCATAACTACGGATTCTTAGAAATTACTTGTTGAAATGGTTAGCGCTGGTGACCACTGGTAGTTCAAGTTATCCAAGCCTATATTTCCATTACTATTGACATTCGGATGATAGATTCTTGTTGTAAAGTTTATCTAAATATCATAGTATCATTGTGAGAGTATACGTAAGTTCACATGTAAAAATGTATACAATTACATAAACAAAACATACCTTTGGTGGTTTCCAAGGATAATCTGTAGGAAGATGTACGTCAAGGAAAAACACGCCACCCGAATATGGAGAGTCGGACTAatccaaattattaataatcaagaaAGAGTTTGATTTTTGGTTGAGGTTcaaaagatgaaaagaagtGAATACCACATACGGGGCCTAAAATCGTCGCCAGCCAACGGAATATATTATTTCCAATCGGACAAGCATTAAAAAGCGGCACTGGATTACGTCTTATGTCACGTAACTCCtgataaatattgataataataaaaatgtgaaaaaagaaataaatattcaaaaattctaaactactttattaataatatttacaagcAAAAGTCTCGTTTCATATTAGATAAAATAGAGGGCAAACATTAATAGCGGgcaaaaattatttcacttTGACTGTTAATGTAAAACTTACCacattaattcttttaagtGTTTTGtctaatttattgttatttttattaaactccATTTTATACGAAAGTTGGAAAAAGTGGGTTTGATATTGTGAGAATATTGCCACttgtaattattgtatttgtatttgatTGGCACTATTTGTGATCATAAGAACTACATATGACCTTTCCTATCAGAGATTTTTTCACAGGTAATCTTTATCATACGGTGCACTAGTTCAAATTAAGGATGTTTATGATTTGTGTACGTTGATCATAATAGCAAGTACCTACCTAAATAATAACAAGGACAAATGATTAACTCTGCAGTTTCACAAGATGATAAATTACGTAGTAACACAGTAAACACAGTAAAATTCTATCTTAAGTAACAcgacattttaaaaatagtataaagtaatatatatattacgcGTTTTTTTCGCGTTTATAGTAGGCTTAATAGGCTTATAAATcgtataaatatcaatttttaacaGAACAATTaagattttgattataaaagaattttagatTTCACTAATTCGttgattatgaattaattttgaGAACTTGTAGTTATATTATATCTATAAATAACCTATGATAACGTATAAAATCAATTAggtacattatttattttgaaatatccctataaaaaaagaaaattcggaatttgtcctgaaaagtatggaaaatgtccggaaattttccatgcgtccggaaaacattcggaaacggtcatgttttggaacattttccggacgctcgattctggacaaattctggacaaattctggagtgtcaagaaaatgtctggaatttgtgcgtccggaaaatgttccaaaacgtgaccgtttccgaatgttttccggacgcacggaaaatttccggacattttccatacttttcaggacaaattccgaattttctttttttatagggtatacCATCCTTAACAAATCAACTACCAAATTATTTTCTGAGGCAGTATCAAAGAACAAAATTTTCCAGATAAG
This genomic interval carries:
- a CDS encoding Ubiquitin-conjugating enzyme E2 1; this encodes MEFNKNNNKLDKTLKRINVELRDIRRNPVPLFNACPIGNNIFRWLATILGPSDSPYSGGVFFLDVHLPTDYPWKPPKINFTTRIYHPNVNSNGNIGLDNLNYQWSPALTISTILSSIYSLLTDPNLE